One window of Streptococcus suis genomic DNA carries:
- a CDS encoding restriction endonuclease subunit S, translating into MKLEELAHFTGGSLQVRLDTTSWEDARDYILYNQQHHQLDGYEVIEEVIDSRTVRTDREVTVLEEGDLLFSLLSGKAVLVRAEHTGLLYTQNYIKIEPNAKLDKVFLLYLINESSSIRRQFYQSLQGSEVMKYTVKQLKSLQLGALPPLDSQQKLGKIYLDGLALRQKRQAYAQGDFLRLTYLLKEVYAHE; encoded by the coding sequence ATGAAATTAGAAGAACTGGCTCACTTTACGGGAGGTAGTTTACAGGTTCGCTTGGATACTACCAGCTGGGAAGATGCTAGAGACTATATCCTCTACAATCAGCAACATCATCAATTGGATGGTTATGAGGTGATAGAAGAAGTGATAGATAGTCGGACTGTGAGGACAGATAGAGAAGTGACTGTGCTAGAAGAAGGTGATTTGCTCTTTAGTTTACTTTCAGGGAAGGCTGTTTTAGTGAGAGCGGAGCACACAGGCTTACTCTATACACAAAACTATATCAAAATTGAGCCCAATGCAAAGCTGGATAAGGTCTTCTTGCTGTATCTGATCAATGAATCCTCGTCTATTAGACGGCAGTTTTACCAAAGCTTACAGGGGAGTGAGGTAATGAAATATACAGTCAAGCAACTGAAAAGTTTACAGCTAGGCGCCTTGCCTCCTTTAGATAGTCAGCAGAAACTAGGAAAGATTTATTTAGATGGATTAGCCTTACGGCAGAAGCGTCAAGCTTATGCGCAAGGAGATTTTTTACGACTAACATATTTGTTAAAGGAGGTTTACGCACATGAATGA
- a CDS encoding HsdR family type I site-specific deoxyribonuclease produces MNELAFETELIQYITTGTITQPEHLEGLEWSVSDSSTLYAVKSKLWTYEPGIKTTEQLWENFRNILWQHNQHRLDKPLSNTEFAQVKQIISDLKTPYEAGQFLYGISGVSELEITLDDGRHTFLTVFDQRKIGGGDTVYQVVNQIRRAPKIPGRRECIFDTTLLINGLPIIQIEEKKDTVDVDKALNQMHQYIQERQYTDIFSTLQILVAIAPNNVRYMANTTAEKFNKDFAFHWQRKSDGSKVRNWKEFADSMLSIPMAHQMATNYMILDGTPQKQMLKVMRPYQVYATQAVIEGIKKVDFELGCNKVGYIWHTTGSGKTITSFKTAWLASRMPKVDKVVFLVDRIALTNQTKDDYLAYDPEAGENSFGSIRETQNTTALARQLTSKDSGIIVTSVQKLDTLVKRKSFKSPDKHIVFIVDEAHRSTGGDSFAGIQKAFKKAAWIGYTGTPNLDDTGASLRTQDIFGPLLHAYTIKNAISDRNVLGFKVDFETTIDQEKLKTTYLPDFYRQKYPKWTSAQIEEKIANLSPDDMDDAVTSSVYDENPEHVRLVVEDVFKHWANRSGNGRYNALFTTHVGGGRASTPMAMMYFREFQRINQLHREQGGLVLKVGVTFALNTQNNDSMVVSNTGLLEAITIYNTEFGTSFGLSDVASYTEDLVSRLNRTAKDKNYLDLVIVVDQLLTGFNAPELNTLYVDRTLKGASLIQAYSRTNRVEDMDNKPFGRVVNYRWPAHNEKLMNQALAIYADDSAANLSDAEQKNNNEKNGLVAKPFKEVFAEVKQTVDQLRELTGDFNDIPKSEKKREAMLELLRAYNQGLSKLKQYQPEEVDGVIEGFDYNQPDRFIESLGMSVEEEKLLTTVLANELKRTLAKEQKVSIHQIELKMTHIKEVTIDYDKLTELVELLLNQVYEEKMVEAAATRDELDRFASGLEDLNYADQIRQTGDAIYRGDFPTQDMNFAYPVKGIDSQKIIQEASHVYIDKKLFAFRIQWGLTEHIRNQELRELLARHRYGQNDLDDTGHLRTLIKEASRDYQTWAEGDAVKGLSKIQYRNQLRQALYDLADDLVGQ; encoded by the coding sequence ATGAATGAATTAGCATTTGAAACAGAATTGATTCAATATATTACGACAGGGACCATTACACAGCCGGAGCACCTAGAAGGTTTAGAATGGTCTGTTAGTGATTCTTCGACCCTTTATGCAGTCAAATCTAAACTGTGGACTTATGAGCCGGGTATCAAGACAACGGAGCAATTATGGGAAAATTTTCGTAATATTCTCTGGCAACACAACCAACATCGACTGGACAAACCCTTGAGCAATACCGAGTTTGCTCAGGTCAAGCAGATTATTTCAGATCTGAAGACACCTTATGAGGCTGGCCAGTTTTTATATGGAATTAGCGGTGTTTCCGAATTGGAAATTACACTTGATGATGGACGACATACATTTTTGACAGTATTCGACCAACGTAAGATAGGCGGTGGGGACACTGTCTACCAAGTGGTGAACCAAATTCGTAGGGCTCCTAAAATCCCTGGACGACGAGAATGTATATTCGATACAACCTTGCTGATTAATGGCTTACCTATTATTCAGATTGAAGAGAAAAAGGATACGGTAGATGTGGACAAGGCATTGAACCAAATGCACCAATATATCCAGGAACGGCAATATACGGATATTTTTTCTACCTTGCAGATTCTAGTCGCTATCGCCCCCAACAATGTTCGCTATATGGCCAATACCACTGCGGAGAAATTTAATAAGGACTTTGCTTTCCACTGGCAGCGTAAATCTGACGGTAGTAAGGTTCGGAATTGGAAAGAATTTGCGGATTCCATGCTCAGTATTCCTATGGCTCATCAGATGGCGACCAACTACATGATCTTAGATGGGACACCGCAGAAACAAATGCTGAAAGTCATGCGTCCCTATCAAGTTTACGCCACTCAGGCGGTCATTGAGGGGATAAAAAAAGTCGATTTTGAACTAGGCTGTAACAAGGTTGGCTACATCTGGCATACAACAGGCTCAGGGAAAACAATCACTAGTTTTAAAACAGCTTGGCTGGCAAGTCGAATGCCCAAGGTAGACAAGGTTGTCTTTCTAGTGGATCGTATCGCTTTGACCAATCAGACTAAGGATGATTATCTGGCTTATGATCCAGAAGCTGGGGAGAATAGTTTTGGCAGTATTCGAGAAACTCAAAATACCACAGCCTTGGCACGGCAGTTGACTAGTAAGGATAGTGGGATTATCGTTACTTCTGTGCAAAAATTGGATACACTGGTGAAGAGAAAATCTTTCAAATCACCAGATAAGCATATCGTGTTTATCGTTGATGAAGCTCACCGCTCAACTGGTGGAGATAGTTTTGCAGGGATTCAAAAGGCTTTTAAGAAAGCGGCTTGGATTGGCTATACAGGAACACCCAACTTAGATGATACAGGTGCTAGTCTGCGGACGCAAGATATTTTTGGCCCTCTGCTTCATGCCTACACTATTAAAAATGCCATTAGTGACCGCAATGTGCTAGGGTTTAAGGTGGATTTTGAGACAACCATCGATCAGGAAAAACTAAAAACAACTTACTTACCAGATTTTTATCGGCAAAAATACCCGAAGTGGACAAGTGCACAGATTGAAGAAAAGATTGCCAATCTAAGTCCAGATGATATGGATGATGCGGTGACTTCTAGCGTCTATGATGAAAATCCAGAGCATGTTCGATTGGTAGTCGAAGATGTCTTCAAACACTGGGCAAATCGCTCCGGCAATGGCCGTTACAATGCCTTGTTCACCACCCACGTAGGTGGAGGCAGGGCCTCCACACCCATGGCTATGATGTATTTCCGAGAGTTTCAACGAATCAATCAACTGCATCGAGAGCAAGGAGGTCTGGTCTTGAAGGTGGGAGTGACCTTTGCCTTGAATACTCAAAATAATGATAGCATGGTCGTGTCAAATACTGGTTTGCTTGAAGCTATTACGATCTATAACACAGAATTTGGGACGTCATTTGGCTTGTCAGATGTTGCTTCTTATACAGAGGACCTGGTTAGTCGCCTCAATAGAACAGCCAAGGACAAGAACTACTTAGATTTGGTGATTGTCGTGGATCAGTTATTGACAGGTTTCAATGCTCCTGAGCTCAATACTCTTTATGTTGACCGAACCTTAAAAGGAGCTAGTCTTATCCAGGCCTATTCTCGTACCAATCGTGTGGAGGATATGGATAATAAACCTTTTGGACGGGTGGTCAATTACCGCTGGCCAGCTCATAATGAGAAATTGATGAATCAGGCCTTGGCCATCTATGCAGATGATAGTGCTGCCAATTTATCAGATGCGGAACAAAAAAACAACAATGAAAAAAATGGATTGGTGGCTAAGCCTTTCAAGGAAGTATTTGCTGAAGTCAAACAAACGGTCGACCAATTGAGAGAGTTGACGGGTGATTTCAATGATATTCCGAAGTCTGAGAAAAAGCGTGAGGCTATGTTGGAATTGCTCCGTGCTTACAATCAAGGTCTGTCTAAGCTCAAACAGTATCAGCCGGAGGAGGTTGATGGGGTGATTGAAGGATTTGATTACAATCAGCCGGACCGCTTTATTGAAAGTTTGGGAATGTCTGTAGAGGAAGAAAAACTTTTGACGACGGTCTTAGCCAACGAATTGAAACGAACCTTGGCGAAAGAGCAAAAAGTTAGCATTCACCAAATTGAACTCAAGATGACTCACATCAAGGAAGTGACAATTGACTACGATAAATTGACCGAACTGGTTGAGCTCTTGCTGAATCAGGTTTACGAAGAGAAGATGGTAGAAGCCGCAGCTACCAGGGATGAATTGGATAGATTTGCAAGCGGTTTGGAAGACCTCAACTATGCTGACCAGATTCGTCAAACAGGGGATGCAATCTATCGAGGTGATTTTCCGACACAAGATATGAACTTTGCTTATCCAGTCAAGGGGATTGATAGTCAGAAGATTATCCAAGAAGCCTCGCATGTTTACATTGACAAGAAGCTCTTTGCTTTCCGAATCCAATGGGGCTTGACGGAACATATCCGCAACCAAGAACTACGAGAGTTGTTGGCGAGACATCGATATGGTCAGAATGACTTGGATGATACCGGACACTTACGTACCTTGATAAAAGAAGCTAGTCGCGATTACCAGACCTGGGCAGAAGGTGATGCTGTTAAAGGCTTGAGCAAGATTCAGTACCGTAATCAGTTGAGACAAGCACTATATGATTTGGCCGACGACTTGGTTGGGCAATAG